The following proteins come from a genomic window of uncultured Desulfovibrio sp.:
- a CDS encoding MerR family transcriptional regulator — MKKNLLTSGEFASLCGTQKGTLLFYEKEGLLKPRHVSENRYRRYGIEQYFEFDLLSMLKEVGSSLKEVKAHLHNMNGEDFLSFLREKQLAAEKELRRVAQRRLMLKDMTGCLREALDFEYDTMTVRHQKAERLEMTPTGASPSESQWELVQRFVEYNRGYDQQEEKPRYPFGVVFCLDDIRQGSYVERYYFTKVRRSTPPSLLHIKPEGKYAILAHNGTDASHRLALADMLKKVSTAGLTMKSDVYVCDMMSYVMQEGGDCYAVKYAIRVE; from the coding sequence ATGAAAAAGAATCTGCTCACCTCAGGCGAATTCGCCAGCCTGTGCGGCACGCAAAAAGGCACCCTGCTGTTTTATGAAAAGGAAGGGTTGCTGAAACCCAGACACGTTTCAGAAAACAGGTACCGCCGATACGGGATTGAGCAGTATTTTGAATTTGACCTGCTCTCCATGCTCAAGGAGGTCGGCAGTTCGCTGAAGGAGGTCAAGGCGCACCTGCATAACATGAACGGCGAGGATTTCTTGTCCTTCCTGCGGGAAAAACAGCTCGCCGCAGAAAAGGAACTGCGCCGAGTGGCCCAGCGCAGATTGATGCTCAAAGACATGACCGGCTGCCTGCGCGAAGCCCTGGATTTTGAATACGACACCATGACCGTACGGCACCAAAAGGCAGAACGGCTGGAAATGACCCCCACAGGCGCAAGCCCCTCAGAGTCGCAATGGGAACTTGTACAACGCTTTGTGGAATATAATCGGGGATATGATCAGCAGGAAGAAAAACCGCGTTACCCCTTTGGCGTTGTCTTTTGCCTGGATGACATACGGCAGGGCAGCTATGTTGAGCGCTATTACTTCACCAAGGTGCGGCGCTCCACGCCGCCCTCCCTCCTCCATATAAAACCTGAGGGAAAATACGCCATTCTGGCCCACAACGGCACGGATGCCTCGCACAGGCTGGCCCTTGCCGATATGCTGAAGAAGGTCAGCACCGCAGGCCTGACCATGAAAAGCGATGTCTATGTGTGCGACATGATGAGTTACGTCATGCAGGAGGGCGGCGACTGCTACGCGGTGAAATACGCCATTCGGGTTGAATAG